A single Aspergillus chevalieri M1 DNA, chromosome 3, nearly complete sequence DNA region contains:
- a CDS encoding uncharacterized protein (COG:S;~EggNog:ENOG410PK8J), translating to MRLRCYIRAIMEAYHKSRRACHNCFRPGTSSSTSSEASARSKSTAPTIYSDHRPTSKQKEKQPVDPEDDDEAEVLESVEYGDDDEVSAIGPKDSASTYASTVPEDIPEEEPRYVVVERRPEFFPTDPLPSNPLSFGDLFPSSRRLLIRHDDSTLDGNMNLRVDTMVPHRAGFQQDITLFHLRMYDLFSRKFSFRRYCRDSGREVCHTERKRASSPGLDKRLTRSWSTALASLRSNHGSPERRRRDSGSKSLNDAPVVPTDEEFDQDDDDREQMPFVDTTMMEFSNYAHVEVKRGISKHYEFEYWTTKYQWRRQCRKEGNLRDLVSYYLVNMQTSKTVAHLVPDIMTPMEAIEEEDKGGWIPPSSLWISESTEYERMTDVADAIVATGLIVLVDDCIRRRWHSSRSAHLLDPMRAFSSKSIDLLGPKRLIDEVFHRRGSA from the exons ATGCGTTTGCGCTGTTATATTCGCGCCATTATGGAAGCCTACCACAAGTCGCGTCGTGCCTGCCATAACTGTTTTCGACCAGGTACCAGTTCTTCAACGAGCAGTGAAGCTTCCGCACGCTCGAAGAGCACGGCCCCTACGATCTACAGCGATCACCGGCCCACGTCTAAGCAGAAGGAGAAGCAGCCAGTGGATCCCGAGGATGACGACGAAGCAGAGGTGCTGGAAAGTGTCGAGtacggcgatgatgatgaagtgTCCGCGATTGGCCCCAAAGACTCTGCGTCGACATATGCATCAACCGTCCCCGAAGACATTCCTGAGGAGGAGCCTCGCTATGTGGTTGTCGAACGCAGGCCCGAGTTTTTTCCGACAGATCCGCTTCCCTCGAATCCGCTCAGCTTTGGCGACTTGTTTCCCTCGTCGCGACGGCTTCTCATTCGACATGACGATTCGACGCTTGATGGGAATATGAACCTGCGTGTGGATACAATGGTTCCACACCGGGCCGGGTTCCAGCAAGATATCACGCTGTTTCATCTTCGTATGTACGACTTGTTCTCGAGGAAGTTTTCTTTCCGTCGCTACTGTCGGGATTCAGGTCGCGAGGTCTGTCACACCGAGAGAAAGAGGGCTTCGTCACCTGGTCTCGACAAGCGATTGACTCGTTCGTGGAGCACTGCTCTGGCAAGTCTGCGATCAAACCATGGGTCTCCAGAGAGAAGACGCCGGGATTCGGGATCGAAATCCTTGAACGATGCACCAGTCGTCCCGACTGATGAAGAGTTTGACCAAGATGACGACGATCGAGAGCAGATGCCATTCGTCGACACGACAATGATGGAATTCTCCAACTATGCTCACGTGGAGGTGAAAAGGGGGATATCAAAGCACTATGAGTTCGAGTACTGGACAACCAAGTACCAATGGCGACGACAATGTCGAAAGGAGGGCAATTTGCGCGACTTGGTGTCATATTACTTGGTCAACATGCAAACGTCCAAGACAGTCGCCCACTTGGTTCCCGATATCATGACCCCCATGGAAGccattgaggaggaggacAAGGGCGGCTGGATCCCACCATCATCCCTGTGGATCAGCGAATCGACAGAATATGAGAGGATGACGGATGTTGCGGA TGCAATTGTGGCCACTGGACTGATCGTCTTGGTTGACGACTGCATCCGGCGCCGTTGGCACTCCAGTAGATCTGCTCATCTTCTGGACCCGATGAGGGCCTTTTCCTCCAAAAGTATCGACTTGCTGGGGCCCAAGCGGCTCATTGATGAGGTGTTTCACCGCCGCGGGTCAGCATGA
- a CDS encoding uncharacterized protein (TransMembrane:2 (i17-38o44-69i)): MPNENVQTFYRRPYSPLSFFVIISFNLVTYICLKFATAFAKPQIAATLTLIRIAEFTFVLGLSFIAILLDPGTTFSRMRKIQRNGNGNGGGGSYKYKVKRPLFGFKNLKYSLDSPAGMADVWWDGVRYERAVFEL, from the coding sequence ATGCCGAACGAGAACGTCCAGACCTTCTACCGTCGTCCCTATTCTCCGCTATCCTTCTTCGTCATAATCTCATTCAACCTTGTCACCTATATCTGTCTGAAATTCGCCACCGCCTTCGCAAAGCCCCAAATTGCAGCGACCCTAACATTGATCCGCATTGCCGAGTTTACGTTCGTCCTGGGGTTGTCTTTTATCGCGATACTTCTTGATCCCGGAACTACGTTCAgcaggatgaggaagatccAGAGGAATGGCAATGGCAATGGCGGTGGGGGTTCCTACAAGTACAAGGTTAAGCGTCCGCTGTTTGGCTTTAAGAATCTCAAATATAGCTTGGACTCGCCGGCTGGGATGGCGGATGTTTGGTGGGATGGGGTGCGGTATGAGCGGGCTGTGTTTGAGCTTTGA
- a CDS encoding uncharacterized protein (TransMembrane:1 (o68-90i)) yields the protein MFYTVNKLTHRPSTVSQIMRNNTPNEDHQTFYSLPHSPRTIFLSISCADTYILMNNLTKPVSPFMCHISSFICAASLSVILSSCAYAVVFDSETVYTTKRRVEGK from the coding sequence ATGTTCTATACCGTAAACAAACTAACACACAGACCATCAACAGTGAGCCAAATCATGCGAAACAACACGCCAAACGAAGACCACCAAACCTTTTACTCCCTCCCTCACTCCCCTCGCACcatcttcctctccatcagcTGTGCAGACACCTACATCCTCATGAATAACCTCACCAAGCCCGTATCCCCCTTCATGTGCCATATCTCAAGCTTCATTTGCGCTGCGAGTCTCAGCGTGATCCTGTCATCTTGTGCCTATGCTGTTGTTTTCGACTCAGAGACGGTTTATACCACGAAGAGACGGGTTGAAGGAAAATGA
- a CDS encoding double-stranded RNA binding motif domain-containing protein (COG:S;~EggNog:ENOG410PSCM) gives MTYGSNSQETGGRWQWLLENFCRNAKMPPPFFEDCSDRRGGRTAWSSVVKVQGRTFRARYWYDGNYVHNAREDAAEVALMVFKREKEMTGTIASAPDQGQIENQMADANASTPFQGQLRTWPQMWPY, from the exons ATGACTTATGGTTCGAACTCCCAAGAGACCGGTGGTCGCTGGCAGTGGCTTCTTGAAA ATTTCTGTAGAAATGCCAAAATGCCACCTCCATTTTTTGAGGATTGTTCCGATCGTCGAG GCGGCCGCACTGCCTGGTCCAGCGTGGTTAAGGTCCAAGGCCGAACATTCAGAGCACGATACTGGTACGACGGGAATTACGTCCATAATGCCAGAGAAGATGCCGCCGAGGTGGCACTCATGGTATTCAAACGTGAGAAAGAAATGACCGGCACCATCGCGAGTGCCCCGGACCAGGGACAGATTGAAAATCAAATGGCCGAcgccaacgccagcaccCCGTTCCAGGGACAATTACGGACATGGCCCCAAATGTGGCCTTATTGA
- a CDS encoding uncharacterized protein (TransMembrane:2 (i7-32o52-78i)) encodes MPPSKQIFYLCLYNPVSFCGSIAVMAITYTFISIDFVFGLKHSPLLTFFLEMLSVVLLGLVIFLSVWAAVIDPALCFITERNIGGMWRGVGRSRLSRLRGLLSKRPLVGNDDLKLEADTPNDSEGVWKDGYRHARR; translated from the coding sequence aTGCCGCCCTCCAAGCAAATCTTCTACCTCTGCCTCTACAATCCAGTCTCCTTCTGCGGCTCCATCGCCGTCATGGCCATAACCTACACCTTCATCAGCATCGACTTCGTCTTCGGTCTAAAGCACTCGCCACTCCTCACATTCTTCCTCGAAATGTTATCTGTCGTCCTTCTCGGCCTCGTGATATTCTTATCCGTCTGGGCTGCTGTGATAGATCCTGCACTGTGCTTTATCACAGAGAGGAATATTGGGGGCATGTGGAGGGGGGTGGGGAGGAGCAGGTTGTCAAGGCTAAGAGGCCTCTTGTCTAAGAGGCCTCTTGTTGGAAATGATGACTTGAAGTTGGAGGCTGATACGCCGAATGATTCGGAAGGGGTTTGGAAGGATGGGTACAGGCATGCGAGGCGCTGA
- a CDS encoding uncharacterized protein (TransMembrane:2 (o18-40i47-69o)), which produces MASGRFQILYSVPYEPTFLFLLILPTIIIYACAMAMAYVYSPCICTALTVIRGILLTFIAAVCLLAIILDPKVNYVSKEYIIKSNDEDIIADHHFDHSHPPATKGKQCTAVMTVEGKIVGYVSTVDHDENSGDKEATVSEDSLGKGAIGDIVRLAVETGVLCGLYDL; this is translated from the coding sequence ATGGCATCCGGAAGGTTCCAAATTCTTTACAGCGTCCCCTACGAGCCTacattcctcttcctcctaaTTCTTCCCACGATTATTATTTACGCCTGCGCCATGGCCATGGCCTACGTGTATTCGCCTTGCATCTGCACCGCCCTGACCGTTATCCGGGGTATTCTACTCACCTTTATCGCCGCTGTTTGTCTCCTCGCAATCATACTCGATCCGAAGGTGAACTACGTCTCCAAGGAGTACATCATCAAATCCAATGACGAAGACATCATCGCCGACCATCACTTCGACCATTCCCATCCACCTGCCACCAAAGGCAAGCAATGCACCGCCGTCATGACGGTCGAGGGGAAGATTGTGGGCTACGTGAGCACAGTCGATCACGATGAGAACTCCGGTGATAAGGAAGCCACAGTCAGCGAGGACAGCTTGGGGAAGGGAGCAATTGGGGATATCGTGAGGCTGGCCGTGGAGACGGGCGTGTTGTGCGGGTTATACGACCTTTGA
- a CDS encoding uncharacterized protein (TransMembrane:2 (i18-39o51-70i)) produces MSAATQTFYHRSYYPHRAFIGILFWIITYIFCTSINAFASPSPLFRFGLNFISGAALGSIIVTCVWLILIDPEMTWNTTKWVRGAWDGGEGNRRMVARQIRVKRPIMGFACMKYSVESPEDGEVWVDGYKHEEALLQL; encoded by the coding sequence ATGTCTGCTGCTACCCAGACTTTCTACCACCGGTCATATTACCCGCACCGCGCCTTCATTGGCATTTTGTTCTGGATCATCACCTACATCTTTTGCACGAGCATCAACGCCTTCGCCTCCCCCTCACCTCTTTTCCGTTTCGGTCTGAACTTCATCAGCGGCGCTGCACTCGGCTCCATCATCGTGACGTGCGTGTGGCTGATCCTTATCGATCCGGAGATGACTTGGAATACAACCAAATGGGTTAGGGGCGCCTGGGATGGGGGAGAGGGTAATAGACGGATGGTGGCACGGCAGATTAGAGTCAAGAGACCGATCATGGGCTTTGCGTGCATGAAGTATTCTGTGGAGAGTCCGGAGGATGGGGAGGTTTGGGTCGATGGTTATAAGCATGAGGAGGCGCTGCTTCAGCTTTGA